One genomic region from Ammospiza caudacuta isolate bAmmCau1 chromosome 1, bAmmCau1.pri, whole genome shotgun sequence encodes:
- the MRPL13 gene encoding large ribosomal subunit protein uL13m isoform X2: MASYSRAAQQWATFGRAWYLLDAKMQPPGKLAAATVIRLEGRHKPIYHALNDCGDHVVIINTRHIAFSGNKWEQKVYSSHTGYPGGFKQVTATQLHLKDPTAIVKLAVYRMLPKNLQRRTLMQRLHLFPEDVIPEDIEKNLLQEIPQPRAVPKRLDEYTPEEIAAFPKVWTP, translated from the exons ATGGCGAGCTACAGCCGGGCGGCCCAG CAATGGGCTACTTTTGGTAGAGCCTGGTACCTCCTCGATGCAAAGATGCAGCCCCCAGGAAAACTAGCAGCTGCCACTGTCATCAGACTCGAAGGCAGACATAAACCTATTTATCATGCACTAA ATGACTGTGGAGATCATGTTGTCATAATAAATACAAGACATATTGCCTTCTCTGGCAACAAATGGGAACAGAAAGTATATTCTTCACATACTGG TTATCCTGGTGGTTTCAAGCAAGTGACAGCAACTCAGCTCCATTTGAAGGATCCAACTGCT ATTGTTAAACTGGCTGTTTATAGAATGCTTCCAAAAAACCTTCAGAGAAGAACTCTGATGCAGAGGCTACACCTGTTCCCCGAAGAT GTTATTCCAGAAGATATAGAGAAGAACCTTCTACAAGAGATTCCTCAGCCACGTGCAGTCCCCAAGAGGTTGGATGAATATACACCAGAAGAAATTGCTGCCTTTCCGAAGGTTTGGACTCCGTAA
- the MRPL13 gene encoding large ribosomal subunit protein uL13m isoform X1, whose amino-acid sequence MASYSRAAQQWATFGRAWYLLDAKMQPPGKLAAATVIRLEGRHKPIYHALNDCGDHVVIINTRHIAFSGNKWEQKVYSSHTGYPGGFKQVTATQLHLKDPTAIVKLAVYRMLPKNLQRRTLMQRLHLFPEDVIPEDIEKNLLQEIPQPRAVPKRLDEYTPEEIAAFPKVWTPPKDFRRK is encoded by the exons ATGGCGAGCTACAGCCGGGCGGCCCAG CAATGGGCTACTTTTGGTAGAGCCTGGTACCTCCTCGATGCAAAGATGCAGCCCCCAGGAAAACTAGCAGCTGCCACTGTCATCAGACTCGAAGGCAGACATAAACCTATTTATCATGCACTAA ATGACTGTGGAGATCATGTTGTCATAATAAATACAAGACATATTGCCTTCTCTGGCAACAAATGGGAACAGAAAGTATATTCTTCACATACTGG TTATCCTGGTGGTTTCAAGCAAGTGACAGCAACTCAGCTCCATTTGAAGGATCCAACTGCT ATTGTTAAACTGGCTGTTTATAGAATGCTTCCAAAAAACCTTCAGAGAAGAACTCTGATGCAGAGGCTACACCTGTTCCCCGAAGAT GTTATTCCAGAAGATATAGAGAAGAACCTTCTACAAGAGATTCCTCAGCCACGTGCAGTCCCCAAGAGGTTGGATGAATATACACCAGAAGAAATTGCTGCCTTTCCGAAGGTTTGGACTCC